A window of Gymnogyps californianus isolate 813 chromosome 28, ASM1813914v2, whole genome shotgun sequence genomic DNA:
CTAACTCCACCTGAAACTGGGCTATGCCTCATTACGGCAGAAGCCGCTGCCTTCAAAGTCAGGCAGGAGCAGCACGCTTGCTCCAAGCATGCATCCTCGCTGGAGATCACTGCCGGCAGCGGCCCACGGCGAGGAGCCCGGATGGCTGCAGTGCCGGGGTACCGCGCTCCCCGGGGTGGCTGCCCAGAGGGGGGGCCGGGTTTTGGACAGAGGTCAGGCTCAGGCACCCAGGTGCCCCTGCCTGCGCCTGCAGCCTCGGGTGCCCGCTGGAAAAGCTGCCCCTCGCCCTTGGCGGGAGCTCCTGGTGCCCAGCAGCACCGGGCTGGGAGCACGGACAGACGGCGGCCCCCCGGCgctcccgcctccccccgccgcccccgcacCTCCCGGGGCGCCCGGAGCCACCCGTAACCCGCCGAGCAACCGCGCTGCTTACCGGAGCGGGAGGTCCCCGCGCCGGCACCGACACGCGTGGCCGGATCCCGCGGGGAAGGGGCACGCACGGAGCGGCGGGTGCGAGCGCCGCAGCCCCCCGCCACCCGCCGGGCACCGGCTGAGCATCCTCCCGCCGGCGGGCGGCacccccgggccgggccgggcccgctGCCCCGGGCGTCCCCCGGCTCCCCGGGCATCGCCCTCATCCcacggccgggccgggccggggcttCCCTCTAGCGACCGTCGGCGGGAGAGCAcggccggcggggggggggggacgcgGGATCCGGGGCTGCAGCAtcccggcccggccgcggggACCCCGAACCCCCGGCACCGAcacaccccccctccccgccccgagGCTGGCTCGGGCCCGGGGTCCTGCCGCAAGCCCTGCGGCTCCCTCAGCCTCCCCGGCTCGGCAGCAAGGGGCCCGGCGAGCCCAGCTTCCCCGGGGCGGCCCCAGCTGAGCCCGCAGAGCCCCGCGGGGACACCCGGAgctgccggggccgggaccggggccggggcaCACAAACCCTTCCCCAAGCCCGGGCGCCCAGGCAGGGCGACTCCAGACGCGCCGTGCCGGACGCCCCGCTTCAGCCTCCGCAGCCCTTTCATTTCTATCAGAAGGTCAAATCCTCCCGCAGCTCCGGCTGCGTTCTTGTAGGGCTGAGCTGCCCCGGAGGGTCCAAGGCTCGTTCTGGGCCACGGGAAGGTTTGGTCTCGGGTGGGCAGGTGAGGTGGGTCGCTCAGGCCACTGTCTGCAGGGAAAGGTGGGACTGGGGCAGCCCCACACATGCAGGTGCCTCCCTGGGGACCCCTGCGGGGCCAGCGTGGTGCGCGGTGGGATCTGGCTCTCCAGCAGGTGATGGGGTGGTCCGGCTCTGGTGCGAGGGCTGTCCCGCATCGAACCTGCCTGCGCGCAGCGAGCTCTCGCGATGAATGAGACCGCCAACGCTTCCCTCATTCCCAGCGCACACGCACGTTTTTAATGGAGGACAATCAACTTCACAAAGCAGACCGGAGGCTGCCAGAGAAACGCTGGCCCATGTCCTGGGCCCATGTGAAATGGCTGGTTCTCCTGGCAGGGTTGCAGAGACAGTTCCCCGATCCCGGCAGTGCTGGGGGACAGGAGGGGAAGGCAGCGGCACAGGGAACAGCTGCCAGTGGGCAGGGAAGGGTTTGGGTGCTTTCCCATCCCAGTGTCTCGTCCGTTCTGCGTGGGCGCAGCAAAGCCTCCTCCTGCAGTCGGGAGCTCTAGTGAGGGATGGGCTGCGGCAGCTCAGTCCAGCAAGGAAAAGAGGAGCGAGCCGTGGCTCCCTGTCTGCACGGGCCTGGAGGGAGGGTCCCATGCCAAGTGCGACGGGAAGGGtcccactgccccaggaagTGGCCTGGGAATAGTCCTCTTCTGAGCAGGGCCCACGCTAGAAGGACTGGCCGTGGGTGCTGgagcagtactccaggtagtCAAACTCCTCGACGGGGAACGTCACAGCACTCCACTTCTTGTACCGCCTCTTCTCAGCCGGCGTCTCCACCACGAAGTTTTTGATGCAGAGGATGGGCAGCTTCACCTGCCGGTAGATCATCTCCATTCCCCAGTCCTgtgtgggcagggaggggacagtCATGCAGCCCATGGCGCAGcgtccctgggctgcagggccaCGCACAccggggagggaggcagctccTTTCTCCCGGGGTACGTCCCCCTTTGGAGACAGCTGCCCGTGTGCATGTCCCGCACGCGCAGCACGCACAGCACACGGGCATGTGCTGAAGGGAGATACAGCTCCATTCctcagccaggagctggggcacAAGGCACggcccctcctgcccctccaaCTCCGACTGGGCTGCAGCCACGGGGGGATTGCCGTGTGCCACGCTCACCTGGCTGCACGTGCTGCACATGATGCGGCAGCCGGGCTCCCAGTCCTTGAAAGTCCGCTGGAACTGTATTTTCCCAGAGGAAACTCTGTAATACAACCTGCAAGGAAGGGGCCGAAAGACACTCTAAGGATGACGGTCCAGAGGACAGAAACAGGGCAGCACATGTGCTCCTGTAGTCACACAGTCCCACGAAGCCCCTGTGACCTCCCCAGACCCATGTCCCCAACAAAGAActggcagcaggctgctgccacCCCCTGCCCATCCTGGCTGGAGAGCGTGGCAGCTCGTGCAAGTGATGCCTGACAGCAGGGCTCTGCCCGCTCACCCCTGCCAGCGCCCAGCTCCTACCCGAAGTTGGGGTTGATGTTAACGTGGTGCATGCCCTCCACGGTGCGGATGTCGCTGCCGCGGCACACCGCTGTGTTGCAGTTGACACAGTAGAGGTAAACAGCATCCGGGTCGTGCTGCTGCCGCCTCTCACTGATCCTGGCCTCCTTCATTAGCCAGCTGGCAACGGCAACTCGCTGCAGCTCCCTGATctgcagagggcagggggaagcaggaCAGCGGGGAGGACAGGGGTCAGAGCAGGGCTATGGGCACAGACAGATGGCAGACATGGCAAGACACACGGCCGCAGAGAGATGCACCGTCCCAGGGAGCGCGAGCCGCACGGCAGGACGGGCAGGGCCGGATGGGCAGGACAGCGTGGCACGCGCTGCCCCATGCACCTGATGGCTCCCCCTCCCAGGAGCCGGTGCTGCCCCAAGGGGAGAGCAGGCGGCCGAAACCAGGGCGCAGAGCGCTGTCCCCAGGCAGCAGATgcgggcaggagctgcctggcccTCCTGGTGCTCAGGGCAGTGCCCAGCGCTCACCTTGAGGCGGTACTCCTGCTCGGGCATGGCCTGGACCGCTCTGATCGCCCTCTCCATGAGCTCCACAAGGTCCTCGTTGAGCAGCTCACGAGAGACCTCTCTGCTGTTGGCTTTGGCGAGGACAGAGTAGACGCTGTTTTTGGCACGGGCACGGCCCCGAGCCTGCAGCGGAAGGGCCAAACGCTGTGGTCAGCAGAGGCGGGCCGTGGCCAAGCCCCCCTGCCTCCCACGCCACCCCGCGAGGACAGATCCACCCTCCACACCCCACTGTGCCTCGCCGAGGGGACGCTCTGCCAGGGGCTGGGCTCAtccccagggagctgccagCGGGCATGGGATGCAAGAGCCCCCGTGTCCCACCCCCGTGGTTTTGGGGCGTCCCGGCAGGCTGCCCCCCACAtggggctgggcagagcagctggagagagccCGGGCAGCTACCTGCATCATGGCAATCTCGTTGGTCATCAGCCCGTAGCGGACCACAATGTTGCACTCAGGGATATCCAGGCCTTCCTCGGCCACGCTGGTGGAGAAGAGCAGGTTGAGGGCTCCCTCGCGGAACAGCTTGATCACGTCCTGCTGCTCATtctggggggagagggggtgaTGCTTCAGCAGCTGCATAAGGCTCCGAGCCCCTGGCAGCACCCGCAGCACCCGCAAAGTGTGCAGAGAGGGGTTGGttcagctccttcccaccctCCGCTCACCTGCGTCATGTGCCTGGTCTGGTTGCTGTAGCCGGCACCGGTGAGGACGGCAGCCCTGATGTGCTGCCCGCAGAGCGCGGCCGTGTCCTGCAGCCAGCTGAGCAGGCTGTGGGCGCTCTGCCGGGTCTTGGTGAAGACAATGCCGCGAGCAGTGCCCAGGGGCTGGAAGTGCTCCCGCAGGATCTCCTCCAGCTTGCCCAGCCTGGGGTTCTCGTACCGCCGGTCACCGGCGAGCGCCTGCAGGCTCGTCCTGTTCTCTGCGCAGGCGAGCGGGGCGTCAGGGGGGCTCCCCGCTCCCCAAATGCAGCCAGCACCAACCCCCCACCAGGCCCCTCCGTTACCCTCAAATGTGGCAGTGAGGAACCGTTCGGTGGGGTCTTTCATGTCCCTCTCGGCAGCGTAGAACTGCTGGAGGCACTGGAAGGCGTCAATCATCCGCACCGTGTCGTTGATCAGCAAAGCGTCGTTGTACTTGCGCAAGTGCAGCGCGCACACCCGCATCTTGCGACAGAATGTCTCTGCCGCTGGCAAGGGACAGGGCACGCCGCGGTCACAGCCTGGCCCCACGGCTGCCGGCTCTGCCCCGCCGCACCCACACCACCACCTCCTcacctctcttctccagctccaTGATGCGCTGCTCATAAATCTGTGTGCCAAAGTCCTGCAACAGGCCGGGCATCTCCATGTACTGCTGGATCTGTTCCATCACCTTCTTCAGCCGCTCACCAAAGGGgtcctgggagcagagaggggctcAGGACCCGAGGATTCGGGGACTTTGCTCCAGACAGCCTCGGAGGCGAAGCCCAGAGCACCTGGCCTGGGGTTAGGGGCTGTTTGCACGGCAGGACCCGGACGGTTGCGGGATCCCCCTGCACCAAAGCTCTGGGTCAACCGGTTCCTCGCGCTGGCCTGAGCTAAGTGGATGGAGGGACACAGCCCCCTGGCTCAGCAGGGTCAGGGGTCTCGTCTTGCACCCAGTGAGCAGCCCTGTGGCTCTGACCAGCCGCCCCTCACCTGCGCTCTCTCCTGGCACAGGTCGTACTGCTTCCTGGGCTGGGGGACATGGATCTGCAGGTGCTGCACCTCCTCCTGC
This region includes:
- the DHX58 gene encoding ATP-dependent RNA helicase DHX58, which gives rise to MELRGYQREAVAPALRGCNSIIWLPTGAGKTRAAVHVCRRHLESRRGGRVAVLVNKVHLVDQHAKKEFHVLQDTFRVTAISGDSSHKSFFACMVKQSDVVICTAQILQNALVSEEENMHVELMDFSLLVIDECHHTHKEAVYNKIMLNYLQRKLSGQQDLPQVLGLTASPGTGGATSFEEAVEHILQICANLDTEKITSAQEEVQHLQIHVPQPRKQYDLCQERAQDPFGERLKKVMEQIQQYMEMPGLLQDFGTQIYEQRIMELEKRAAETFCRKMRVCALHLRKYNDALLINDTVRMIDAFQCLQQFYAAERDMKDPTERFLTATFEENRTSLQALAGDRRYENPRLGKLEEILREHFQPLGTARGIVFTKTRQSAHSLLSWLQDTAALCGQHIRAAVLTGAGYSNQTRHMTQNEQQDVIKLFREGALNLLFSTSVAEEGLDIPECNIVVRYGLMTNEIAMMQARGRARAKNSVYSVLAKANSREVSRELLNEDLVELMERAIRAVQAMPEQEYRLKIRELQRVAVASWLMKEARISERRQQHDPDAVYLYCVNCNTAVCRGSDIRTVEGMHHVNINPNFGLYYRVSSGKIQFQRTFKDWEPGCRIMCSTCSQDWGMEMIYRQVKLPILCIKNFVVETPAEKRRYKKWSAVTFPVEEFDYLEYCSSTHGQSF